A single window of Maylandia zebra isolate NMK-2024a linkage group LG2, Mzebra_GT3a, whole genome shotgun sequence DNA harbors:
- the lrrtm2 gene encoding leucine-rich repeat transmembrane neuronal protein 2: MGFHSRWPLVGPAPAALSVISMLLACLLSPALCTTCPQKCRCEDLQFYCDTQGLKAPPDGVDKGALGLSLRHNSITELSPDQFYGFSQLTWLHLDHNQITTVQEDAFQGLYKLKDLNLSSNRITKLPNTTFIHLINLQILDLSFNQMTALEPELFHGLRKLQILHLRSNLLRTTPVRAFWDCRSLEYLGLSSNRLRSLARNGFAGLIKLKELHLEHNQLTKINLAHFPRLVALQFLYLQWNKISNVTCGMEWIWTTLEKLDLTGNEIRVLTPDVFQTLPNLKVLLLDNNKLSSLDPQVLDMWQSLGMIGLSSNLWECTKRICSLATWLSTFKGRWEHSILCHSPEYAQGEEILDAVYGFQLCQNFSVPVVQTISTTTDATTAAEITSSLFGIMQPTPTPDYAEDFGSFTTVTTTTIITQTSRTAQATTAPLEEAAVTDDFATADNTVMTQRVIMGTMALLFSFFFIIFVVYISRKCCPPTLRRIRHCSAIQNRRQMRTQQRQPMADLATQVPYNEYEPSHEEGALVIINGYGQCKCQQLPYKECEV; the protein is encoded by the exons ATGG GTTTCCATTCAAGGTGGCCATTGGTGGGACCTGCACCAGCGGCTCTGTCTGTGATCAGCATGCTCCTAGCGTGCCTGCTGTCTCCTGCGTTGTGCACAACCTGCCCTCAAAAATGCCGCTGTGAGGACCTGCAGTTTTACTGCGACACCCAGGGGCTTAAGGCACCCCCAGATGGTGTGGACAAGGGAGCCCTGGGGCTGTCATTACGACACAATAGTATCACTGAGCTCAGTCCTGATCAATTCTATGGTTTCAGCCAGCTCACTTGGCTACATCTAGACCACAACCAGATTACCACAGTACAAGAGGATGCCTTTCAAGGGCTCTATAAACTGAAGGACCTCAATTTGAGCTCCAATCGTATCACCAAGTTGCCCAACACAACCTTCATCCACCTCATCAATCTTCAGATACTGGACCTGTCCTTCAATCAGATGACTGCTTTGGAGCCAGAACTGTTTCACGGACTGAGGAAGCTCCAGATACTCCACCTCCGCTCTAATTTACTTCGCACCACACCTGTTCGGGCATTTTGGGACTGCCGTAGCCTGGAATATCTGGGCCTAAGCAGCAACCGTCTCCGAAGCCTGGCACGAAATGGATTTGCTGGGCTCATCAAGCTTAAAGAGCTCCACTTGGAGCACAATCAACTGACCAAGATAAACTTGGCCCATTTCCCTCGCCTTGTTGCCCTTCAATTTCTATACCTGCAATGGAATAAGATCAGCAACGTAACATGTGGCATGGAATGGATCTGGACCACGCTGGAGAAGCTGGACCTCACAGGAAATGAAATTCGTGTCCTGACCCCTGATGTATTTCAAACGCTGCCAAATTTAAAAGTTTTGCTGCTGGATAACAACAAACTGAGCAGCCTGGATCCCCAAGTCTTGGATATGTGGCAGTCTTTGGGTATGATTGGGCTGTCCAGCAACCTTTGGGAATGTACCAAAAGGATTTGCTCTCTTGCCACTTGGCTAAGCACCTTTAAGGGAAGGTGGGAGCATTCTATCCTCTGCCACAGTCCTGAATATGCCCAAGGTGAGGAGATACTAGATGCCGTTTATGGATTCCAACTTTGTCAGAATTTTTCAGTACCAGTCGTTCAGACCATTAGTACAACAACAGACGCTACTACAGCTGCAGAGATCACAAGCTCCTTGTTTGGAATTATGCAGCCGACCCCCACACCGGACTATGCAGAGGATTTTGGGAGCTTTACCACAGTCACTACCACAACAATCATAACACAAACATCACGCACTGCTCAAGCTACTACTGCTCCATTGGAAGAGGCAGCTGTAACAGATGACTTCGCAACTGCAGACAACACTGTTATGACTCAAAGGGTTATCATGGGAACTATGGcccttcttttttcattctttttcatcatttttgttGTCTATATCTCACGGAAGTGCTGCCCTCCTACCCTGCGCCGGATACGCCACTGTTCGGCTATTCAGAACCGCAGACAGATGAGGACCCAGCAACGACAGCCTATGGCAGACCTAGCTACGCAGGTACCCTATAATGAGTATGAGCCCAGCCATGAAGAAGGGGCACTCGTAATCATCAACGGCTACGGGCAGTGCAAGTGTCAGCAGCTGCCTTACAAAGAGTGTGAAGTATGA